The segment GAATAGGCTATAGATAGATCCGCACTAGATCTCGGATCCCAATTTTCACCAAAATGTACCTATCCATCCCATCTTTCTACTCATACTTCCAATGTTTCTTCCATTTTACCCTCCTAATTTAATATTTCGTCTCCATTATTATTCATCTTTATTATATTGGTGCCATGTGGTAACTTCGGTCAACGTACATTTGTAACATGCACTATTTCAATTGAGTGATAACGACTGACTCAGTGGGGAGAATGAGTTGTTAAAGAAATCCCAGACTCACTTAACTAGCCGATGATTAATGCAACATGGAAGGAAAGTAGCTTGATATTATTCAGTAAAACTAACAATAAGCAAGAGAGCATATATCAAGTATAATTCACCCTATTTGGGAGAATATAAAGTGTGGCATATTTAGGCgtatcagtcagctacaacgtaggaccaggcacatatatccaTCGGTCCGAATTAccatacctcatcagcacaagatgaacaccgtaTTCATAggagttaatttaatggtggtaatatataaaagaacgattgtatataaggatatagtacagaaagaaagacagatatgaggcaattttaatctcacggtttaaaggaagataaagagtacatacacctatgccattgtgatcgattctgagccatatcacagaGTCCCCAACtgttggttacgatagtcgcacgGACTCCAACTAAGTagcctgcatctaccaacatggctcagactagaagttactGACTTCAATTATCTTTCGAACGAAACATCGCATATACGGTCGAACGGTTCGAATTATCATGATACAATAGAAATAAGTAGATATCAGGGTTACCAGCTAAAACATCAAAAAAAATAACCTGTGTATAAAGCAATCCAATAATGACAAAGACGACCCAGCGTACGACTAACAGGTCCTTAGATATATATTTAAGTCAGAGTACACCTCATTTTCCAGTCCATACCAGTTAACTTCAGAATCTCGGTAAGTATTATCGACTGTTATTCCTGAACTGGATATTCTTGATCTGTATATGGTATCTGGGTGGATCCTATAAAACTAGATTGCCGCCGTAAGAGGGTCGCTTAAGGATTAATTCCAGGAAGCATAAATCCAACTAAAGTCCGTAGTGATCATCAGACACCGCTAATTTGCAGTAGCCTAAGACGAGCAAACGGATTTTAATCAGTACTACATTTGCAAATTCGTAACACGAAGAGTGCGAGTGGTTGCAGTGACATAACCAGTTTGAAAAGTTTGAGAACTACCACAAAACCCTTTTCAATAAAGATAATTAGGAGGCAAAATTCTTTCGGAGACATTTTATATGTTCATTATTAGAAACATGTACATTAGGCCTCTCTTGTTTGGATGGGTAATCTGAATTTTTCAACCAAGTACTTTAGTCCATAGGATTCTTCTCCGATATCGGTTACTACAATACATGAGGCTGACACGACTTTTCTAgcctttccttctttgtcatACTTACACAATCCAGACCACTCACCAAGCTTTTTATTATCGGGAACCTGCAGATTCATGTTCATATTAAGTTATCATACCTTCACAAGAGGGATACCATGTTCGTGGCATAGTGCTTCAATCAGAGTTGTATAGGCTTTTTCGTTACAATTTTCTGCCAGAAAACAAAGGACAACACCCCGTTGTTCAATCAATTTCGTGCACTCGTTTAATCCACGACATATTCCACGGCACTTAGCAGCATTTTTAAGGACTTGCTGCACAGCACTATCCAAATCCATTTCTGTGGCCAACATGTTTCTGGAATAGGAAAAACCAAGAGAACAATCAAAATTACGATGTTTGAATGGTATACTTACAGTTAGTACCAATCACGTTCTACTGGTCCCGAAAAGAGCGCTATTAGGAGACTAAAACAAATTCTGAACATATGTTACACATTGTTATGGACGGAACAAAAGTAGCTCTCGCTTAACAGGCTCCCGGATCTATTAGCAGTGAATCACCAATACTTTCATGCAGTAAACTGATTACATTTGACGGTGATAGGAGAAATAGTAATAAATTCTGTCCAGAGTCCTGAAGAATATGTTGAGCTACTCATTGAAGAACTGTTGGGAAGTCGCCTTGACCACGTCAGACGGCAGAGAGttctacaattgattgatcgtAAAGAGTGGGAAAAGTTCTTTCAGTCCATCCTGCTCTGTTATACCTTAATTTTCTGGTGTTGCCCCTAAAGGTTTTGATGGAACTGCACCTAAGTTACTAAACATCTAAGGAAGTGTTCAGAAGTTTTCTGTATGATATTAGATACCCCTGAGACGTCTGTACTTTAATAAGTATGATCCAGTGTTTTGAGCCACACTTTATAAGATTTGAATTTGATTACCCGAATTGTTCTCGTGGCTCGCCGCGAGAAACGTTCTGATGTATTCTTATCTTTCTGGAATAAGGGAGGAAAAACGACGTTTTGTACTTTAAATAGGGCTTAATAATACCCGTAAAGATTACGTGGCAGAAATTGAGCTTCAATGTTATCAATGCAAGGATTCTAAGGAAGGCGATTTTGTCACAGCTAGTGTAAGGCTTTAAATCATGGGATACTAGCGCCTGTAAATTTTTGCCAACTCGGGGCACATCTACAACGAAATTATATACGTGGTTTTCAACGTGTTCCAGATGAACTACCTCCGGctttgaagtgttgaaagtCAGTTGTTACCCGCCTGACtatgaagtcgagtcagatcttCCTGAAGTACCAGCTTGCTGTCCTAGTCACAAACCTCGTTTTGACGTTTAATATAGTCATCGTGAAGCAGTGACTCAGAAGATACTTGCTGAGGAAGTTAACttgtatgaatttaaaaaaattcatagTACTGAGCTCTGGATGTACCCACTGGGAAATTCCATAGCCTGGGGAAAAGTAACGTTTACTCTTACCTTGAAAAGTCGATCCTTTAGGTATGAAGTCAATCAGTCTTTTAACTGTGACTTGATACCTTACCCTTTGAACTTATTGATGAGACCTATGATTGGCCTTATCAAAAGCCCCTCAAAAGCCGAATTTTATGACATCAATCTTCTTCTTGGGATCAAGAATGGCTGTCCACTTGCACACCGcggtcagcaggttggtcacgTCGGAGTGGCCGTTTTTGAAATCTTGTTGTTGGGGTAAACGAAGTTTATGGATGACAAGTAGTGGCGTAGACCATCGTGCATCTGGTACAGCATAACTTTTGGGGGTACTGAAAATGTTTCCAGTCAGTAGATTGAAGGTTCAGTGCTTTGTCCACTTGAAAATAGACGTCCGGACCCGTGCCCTGGCCAAGCAAATCTGAGAATATCACATTAGTAAGTTTTTCCACGATTGAAACCGCTTCTTTCAGTTTAGCAAAGtgaaacatgtccaagccaggAGAAGAGTCCTTGTTCAAATGCGGAAGTTCCATATACACTAAATCAGTAGTGGATAACGAAACTGGTCGGAAATAGATAGTCACATCTTTTATCGACTGCCTCACTCCACATTTTCATAGAGCAGCTGTAATAAGGTAGAATGATGGTCCTTACGACCACACTACTGACATCACCTTCTGATCataaaataattgaatacaCAACCTACGAGGCGTTAAATAACGTAATTGGCCCGTTAAATTTTTGGTGAGGTACATGAAGTCTATTTGGAGATTGAGGGAGAAAAGTTACTATCCCTCGACCTGTTATATATGAGTCCGTTGCATGACTTTTGGCAACAGCATATCGGAAGAATTATTACCAAACAAGGTAGTAATAGAGCGAGGACGATATTTCAGCACCAGCAGCAAGTAACTAGAAAATTTCTGCAGCCACTGAATTCAGTAAAGTTAACAGAGAAACACTGTCTTCAAAGTGTCAGCCGAAAAAAGTGGTTAACATGTTAAtcaactcctcctgtagctcaGCAAATTTTACTCCGGTCACAAGCAGGGGCGAAGATAGAGTGATAGGCATAAGGTCAGTTATCCAACCCGTGGAAAAAACTTGCTCAAACGCCTAAAAGATAACGCGAACTAAACAGTTAAACTCTGTCCTCTGCTTTGAAGGTTCTTCATTCAGAAGAGTCAGTGACACATCATTATGAAAGCCAAGATTCCTCGGAAATCacaaggccgatgccccttctaacaaccagagcaacaattaatataggtacatggaatttcTAAAGAATGTGAGAGAGACCGGGAGGACCAGCCAAACAGCTGGGAAAATAAAGAGATACTAAATGGTAGTGCTCTAAATAAATGCTACTAATTGGACTCAAGGTGGAAGAAATGGCTAGCTTCGAGACAGGTGCTGTTGTCCTCTGATCATGAGGAAAAAAATGCTTTGCACATACAAAACGTTGCACTGATTATCTCCAGAGAGGCACTTACAGGCACTTactggcggcctgtttaaacacctgggctacctgttcctgtcatccagatatttcaacaagttatctaatttcgtttgttttaatacatcattatgtctgttaatcgcacaacctattcaggtgcgtttctgaaaagtgtaagacctttcgctgtaaagcttacagaaggcttaatcagagatatcgtgtttgctggcaatatgcagcgagaagaatgtacattattcagatgtctattgactgggctgctaagttctaactggtgatcacccaatatttatcgtcaggaaggacgaagaagtaagaaacggaaacttgttgaagtactttgtgctgagaattctatattgtaccaaaaatataatattgaataaagctaataataataataagaagaagaatcTCGCGGATCCAGGGTAAGCAAACCATCctttaaaacaaagaaagagaatAATACAATGAACTTTATCCAGCGCTAGGAACCCATTGATGAAAGCGACAAAAACGATAAAGATCGGTTTTATGAggggctgcaatcgatcatagagaagtgctcaggaAACGACTTGAGAGATCTAAACACCAAAGTCTGAATGGACAACTACGGGTGTGAAGATATCATGGAACGACATgaactgactgggagaaaggaacgagaatttTTAGgcatttttaaatttatatgaaTTCGATTAAATGGTTATAAGTGGAAATATCTTCTCCCACAAACGCAtatacaaagctacatgggtctcaccgaaTTACACTGCAGAGATCAAGATCGGTcacatttaaatcaataaaaaaattagaagaaccatggaagacgtgagaacaaTGAGAGTAACTAACATAACctcagatcaccacctagtggtggccaagatgaaactgaggcTAAAGAAGCTCTGAATGGCTGAAAAACAGCAGTACAAAGGTACAatgcagccttccttcgagatactgacagatTCAACCAACTTAAAATAGTTTTCAACAACAAGTTCCATGTCTTACAAGGCCTAGTCAAAGACGAAGAAACTACTATGAACGACAATTGGAAAGGGGTCAAAGAAGCACCAACTTCAACATATCAGGAGCTTCTTGGCCACAAgaggcatcatcataaggaatgaacTGCTATAGTTATCGTatacaagattcaagaaaggaagaacaagaattCAACAATTAACAAAGGttgaacgagaacagagaaagtcaaggcataAAGTGAATAGACTGTAGTGATGATACAACGGATAttttagttttacaactagcaaccagtagtatcttctataatcgatcgttcccagtcaaatagaaaccagaagtcagacgagaagagacaggaaagatatatttgatacgttaccaatatatcgagagacttcgttcttaactggctattgtaacgtaggagctgtgtcccacgccgagttgaaacgtgatctggtacggatgcatgaccgaaagccttcagctaaacaagtccacttaaacaacgtggtcagcatccaatgtcgaacacttagaaagctattgattttggggaattatttacagctacagatcactccccccctagtgaggtagtgattcccctaagacgtgaccagccataagtttaaacccaacgagtttgtcgttggtaaacactcttcagatagcttgcttcgtttagcagcgtctggtcgtctttccttaaacta is part of the Schistosoma mansoni strain Puerto Rico chromosome 1, complete genome genome and harbors:
- a CDS encoding putative 40s ribosomal protein S12, producing the protein MLATEMDLDSAVQQVLKNAAKCRGICRGLNECTKLIEQRGVVLCFLAENCNEKAYTTLIEALCHEHGIPLVKVPDNKKLGEWSGLCKYDKEGKARKVVSASCIVVTDIGEESYGLKYLVEKFRLPIQTREA